In the genome of Anaerolineales bacterium, the window CTTTTTCGACTCGACCTTTGCCTACCAAGGGTATGGTCACCGCCTCGATCTCGACGCTTTGCGCGCCATCACCACCTTTGCCACCGGCGGCTTGGTACCGGACATCACTTTCCTGCTCGACATCCCGGCCGAGGATGGGCTGCTGCGGCGCAAGCAGCACGGCGGCTGGAACCGCCTCGACGCCTACAACCTCGAGTTCCACCAGCGAGTGCGACAGGGATATCTGGCACTGGCGGAGGCCGAGCCGCAGCGCTGGGTGACGATCGACGGACGCCAGCCGGTCGAGGCCATCCAGCAGGAGTTACGACGCCTGCTGGCGCCGCGGCTGGGCCCCTTGCAGGCGCCGGCGGGCTGACCGGCGAGAGGATTCGGATCGTCGACGAGTGATCCCCACCCCAACCCTCCCCCCGCAAGGGGAGGGCAGGGTGGGGGTTGGTCTCGGGGGGGAATCCGGGTTGCCCGTGCACGCTCCGCTACGCCGTGTGCAGCCGAAGCTGCGCCTCCGCTCGCGGGACCTGCGCCATCCGCTCACACCCGCTGAGAAACTCGTCTGGGACCGCGTGGGCAATCACCAGCTCGGGTTTCACATCCGCCGACAGCACGTGCTCCTTGGCCGCTTCATCGCCGACTTCTACTGCGCCTGCGCCCGGCTGTGCATCGAAATCGACGGGGATACCCACACTGAGCCCAGCCAGGTCGAGTACGACACCGCTCGGACCGCCTGTGTGGCGGCACAGGGGTACCGGGTGCTGCGCTTCACCAACGCTGACGTGAAGAACAACTTGCCTCCAGTGCTCGAGGCGATCCGCCAGGCGTGTGAGCCACCCCCACCCCAACCCCCGCCCCAACTCTCCTCCCCTCCGCTCCGCTTCGGGGACCTTCGGCCCTAGCAGGGGGAGGGAGAAGGACTATCCCCCTAGCAGAGGTAGGGCAGGGTGGGGGTTG includes:
- the tmk gene encoding dTMP kinase — protein: MFITLEGPDGCGKSTQVRLLAEHLRTLGLDVLQTREPGGTAISDQIRQVLTDLSNTPMHPRTEILLFSASRAQLCHEIIRPHLQAGGTVLSDRFFDSTFAYQGYGHRLDLDALRAITTFATGGLVPDITFLLDIPAEDGLLRRKQHGGWNRLDAYNLEFHQRVRQGYLALAEAEPQRWVTIDGRQPVEAIQQELRRLLAPRLGPLQAPAG
- a CDS encoding endonuclease domain-containing protein; the protein is MGVGLGGESGLPVHAPLRRVQPKLRLRSRDLRHPLTPAEKLVWDRVGNHQLGFHIRRQHVLLGRFIADFYCACARLCIEIDGDTHTEPSQVEYDTARTACVAAQGYRVLRFTNADVKNNLPPVLEAIRQACEPPPPQPPPQLSSPPLRFGDLRP